The proteins below are encoded in one region of Limnochorda pilosa:
- a CDS encoding hydrogenase maturation nickel metallochaperone HypA/HybF, whose amino-acid sequence MHELSIASEVLGAVQRAVLGAGASRVVRIHLKVGELASVDPDALAFAYEAVTAGLPLFDGSCLQVAWIPVRVRCSECGVEGCPVPGSVACGACGSFLTEVFEGEELEIGSVEVERDEDPRGDGAEGSIPQR is encoded by the coding sequence ATGCACGAGCTCTCCATCGCGAGCGAGGTCCTGGGAGCTGTACAGCGGGCCGTCCTGGGCGCAGGGGCCTCGCGGGTGGTGCGCATCCACCTCAAGGTGGGAGAGCTGGCGTCGGTCGACCCGGACGCCCTGGCCTTCGCCTACGAGGCGGTCACCGCCGGGCTTCCGCTCTTCGACGGATCGTGCCTCCAGGTCGCCTGGATCCCGGTGCGCGTCCGGTGCTCCGAGTGCGGCGTGGAGGGATGCCCCGTGCCGGGCTCGGTCGCATGCGGCGCCTGCGGGTCCTTCCTCACCGAGGTCTTCGAGGGCGAGGAGCTGGAGATCGGGAGCGTGGAGGTGGAACGAGATGAAGACCCGCGTGGAGATGGGGCAGAAGGTTCTATCCCGCAACGATGA
- a CDS encoding HyaD/HybD family hydrogenase maturation endopeptidase, which translates to MATPASRARREPPVRRALVMGLGNPLYGDDGFGVQAIAAFARRFRCEPSVAAVDGGTGGLDLLAYLEEASELVLLDAVRGPGPPGTIVELSAGELARRGGTLLSQHQVGLEEALGLALWRGRLPARAMLVGVVPGWLQLGTGLSPAVAAALPEAVDRAAAWLRRWGVQVMEVPMGEGDRGNEGSA; encoded by the coding sequence GTGGCCACCCCCGCGAGCCGGGCCCGTAGGGAGCCGCCAGTGCGCCGCGCCCTGGTGATGGGCCTCGGAAACCCCCTCTACGGCGACGACGGGTTCGGCGTCCAGGCCATAGCCGCGTTCGCCCGACGTTTCCGCTGCGAGCCCTCTGTGGCTGCGGTCGATGGCGGCACGGGTGGCCTGGACCTCCTGGCCTACCTGGAAGAGGCCAGCGAGCTGGTGTTGCTCGACGCCGTGCGCGGCCCGGGCCCGCCGGGCACCATCGTGGAGCTGAGCGCCGGCGAGCTGGCCCGCCGCGGTGGCACCCTGCTCTCACAGCACCAGGTGGGGCTCGAGGAGGCCCTGGGCCTCGCGCTCTGGCGGGGGCGCCTGCCCGCCCGGGCGATGCTGGTGGGCGTGGTTCCCGGTTGGCTTCAGCTGGGAACCGGGCTGAGCCCGGCCGTGGCCGCGGCCCTTCCCGAAGCCGTGGATCGCGCCGCGGCCTGGCTTCGCCGCTGGGGCGTGCAGGTCATGGAGGTGCCGATGGGCGAAGGAGATAGGGGGAACGAGGGCTCGGCCTGA
- the cybH gene encoding Ni/Fe-hydrogenase, b-type cytochrome subunit — MNGSQILYVWEWPVRIFHWVNALCITVLFATGLYIGSPVLRPAGEAYETFVMGWVRYVHFVTAYVFLANWIFRVYWFFAGNEHAKNVFRFWSRDAWRSVGHHARELLAARPEIDQELPGHDQLARMMHGLLFTAAVFMVVTGFSLYGEVNPQGVLGRLAGWTIPLAGGPRTVQYWHHLIAWFFPLWVVLHVYQVVRIDVGARRGLISSMISGYYFCQGGGAQGRPGAGSGSPRAGAAGPSSGR; from the coding sequence GTGAACGGCAGCCAGATCCTCTACGTGTGGGAGTGGCCCGTACGGATATTCCACTGGGTGAACGCCCTCTGCATCACCGTGCTCTTCGCCACGGGGCTCTACATCGGGTCGCCGGTGCTCCGGCCGGCCGGAGAGGCCTACGAGACCTTCGTCATGGGCTGGGTGCGATACGTCCACTTCGTCACGGCCTACGTCTTCCTGGCCAACTGGATCTTCCGGGTCTACTGGTTCTTCGCCGGCAACGAGCACGCCAAGAACGTCTTCCGGTTCTGGAGCCGCGACGCCTGGCGCTCGGTGGGACACCACGCCCGCGAGCTCCTGGCGGCCCGCCCGGAGATTGACCAGGAGCTCCCCGGCCACGACCAGCTGGCCCGCATGATGCACGGGCTCCTTTTCACCGCCGCGGTGTTCATGGTGGTCACCGGGTTCTCGCTTTACGGTGAGGTGAACCCGCAGGGCGTCCTGGGGCGTCTCGCGGGCTGGACGATCCCTCTCGCCGGCGGGCCGCGGACCGTGCAGTACTGGCACCACCTGATCGCGTGGTTCTTCCCGCTCTGGGTGGTGCTCCATGTGTACCAGGTGGTGCGTATCGACGTGGGCGCCCGGCGGGGGCTGATCTCGTCCATGATCAGCGGGTACTACTTCTGCCAGGGCGGGGGCGCGCAGGGCCGTCCCGGAGCCGGTTCCGGTTCGCCGCGGGCGGGGGCGGCCGGCCCTTCTTCGGGCCGCTAG
- a CDS encoding nickel-dependent hydrogenase large subunit, translating into MAERLVIDPVTRIEGHLRIEAQVEGGRVADAYSAGTMVRGLELILPGRDPRDAWALAQRICGVCTTVHALTSVRAVEDALDIRVPANANLIRNIMFATLMVHDHVVHFYHLHAFDWVDVLSALEADPEATSRLAASISSWPRSSPGYFRDLQERLKRFASGGQLGPFANGYWGHPAYRLPPEANLMAVAHYLEALEWQKEIVKIHAVFGGKNPHPNYLVGGVPVSLDPEDPSAVNAERLALVGTLIKQAQEMVEQVYLPDVLAIGRFYAGDLWGGGLGNYLAYGDLPQTDIREPGSYLLPRGVVLGKNLNEVHEVDLKDPEQIQEFVTHSWYAYSRGDDAGLHPWEGETRFNYTGPRPPYEALETSAKYSWLKSPRWKGIPMEVGPLARVVVAYAHGRDDVRQLVDESLGRLGLPPEALFSTLGRTLARALETQLAVRWLQSFYDQLVANVRDGRRVTVNHERWEPSTWPREAQGIGITEAPRGALGHWIHIRDGKIAAYQAVVPTTWNGSPRDAQGQRGAFEAAMMDNPVAVDDQPLEILRTIHSFDPCLACSVHVVDPEGREGVRVQVL; encoded by the coding sequence ATGGCCGAACGATTGGTGATCGATCCCGTCACGCGCATTGAAGGCCACCTCCGCATCGAGGCCCAGGTCGAGGGCGGCCGGGTAGCCGACGCCTACAGCGCCGGAACCATGGTGCGCGGTCTGGAGCTCATCCTCCCCGGCCGCGACCCGCGTGACGCCTGGGCCCTCGCTCAGCGCATCTGCGGGGTGTGCACCACGGTCCACGCCCTCACCTCGGTGCGGGCGGTGGAGGACGCGCTCGACATCCGGGTCCCCGCCAACGCCAACCTGATCCGGAACATCATGTTCGCTACCCTCATGGTCCACGACCACGTGGTCCACTTCTACCACCTCCACGCCTTCGACTGGGTGGACGTGCTCAGCGCCCTGGAAGCCGACCCCGAGGCGACCAGCCGGCTCGCGGCCAGCATCTCGTCCTGGCCCCGATCCTCGCCCGGGTACTTCCGGGACCTGCAGGAGCGGCTGAAGCGCTTCGCCTCCGGCGGCCAGCTTGGGCCTTTCGCCAACGGCTACTGGGGTCACCCGGCCTACCGGCTGCCGCCCGAGGCGAACCTGATGGCCGTGGCCCACTACCTGGAGGCGCTGGAGTGGCAGAAGGAGATCGTCAAGATCCACGCCGTCTTCGGGGGCAAGAACCCCCATCCCAACTACCTGGTGGGCGGCGTGCCCGTCTCGCTGGACCCTGAGGATCCCTCTGCCGTCAACGCCGAGCGGCTGGCCCTGGTGGGCACCCTCATCAAGCAGGCCCAGGAGATGGTGGAGCAGGTCTACCTGCCCGACGTGCTGGCCATCGGCCGTTTCTACGCCGGCGACCTCTGGGGCGGCGGTCTGGGCAACTACCTGGCGTACGGGGACCTGCCCCAGACCGACATCCGGGAGCCGGGGAGCTACCTTCTGCCCCGCGGCGTGGTGCTGGGGAAGAACTTGAACGAGGTCCACGAGGTGGACCTGAAGGACCCCGAGCAGATCCAGGAATTCGTGACTCACTCCTGGTACGCGTACAGCCGGGGCGACGACGCCGGCCTGCACCCCTGGGAGGGCGAGACCCGGTTCAACTACACGGGGCCCCGGCCGCCTTACGAGGCCCTGGAAACCTCCGCCAAGTACAGCTGGCTCAAGTCACCCCGCTGGAAAGGCATTCCCATGGAGGTGGGTCCCCTGGCCCGGGTGGTGGTGGCCTACGCCCACGGCCGGGACGACGTGCGTCAGCTGGTGGATGAGAGCCTCGGCCGCCTGGGGCTGCCCCCGGAGGCGCTCTTCTCCACCCTGGGGCGCACCCTGGCCCGGGCCCTGGAGACGCAACTGGCCGTACGGTGGCTCCAGAGCTTCTACGACCAGCTGGTCGCCAACGTGAGGGACGGCCGCCGCGTCACCGTGAACCACGAGCGCTGGGAGCCGTCCACCTGGCCCAGGGAAGCCCAGGGGATCGGCATCACCGAGGCGCCTCGCGGCGCCCTGGGGCACTGGATCCACATCCGCGACGGGAAGATCGCCGCCTACCAGGCGGTGGTCCCCACCACCTGGAACGGCTCCCCGCGGGACGCCCAGGGGCAGCGCGGCGCCTTCGAGGCGGCCATGATGGACAACCCCGTCGCGGTGGACGATCAGCCTCTGGAGATCCTGCGCACCATCCACTCCTTCGACCCTTGCCTCGCCTGCTCCGTCCACGTGGTGGACCCGGAGGGTCGGGAGGGGGTCCGGGTGCAGGTTCTGTAG
- a CDS encoding hydrogenase small subunit — translation MAGTVWDLFQSKGLSRRDFLRFCTAAAATLGLHASVVPRIARALENQPRPPVIWRHFQECTCCSESLIRASHPLVGDIILDMISLDYDELLMAPSGHRAEELAARTMETYRGQYILCVEGSVPTGDPAYCTIGGRSALDILREEAEGAAAVIAYGNCAAWGCVQSANPNPTGASGVPAVLRGKPVIQVPGCPPIAEVIAGVVVHLISFGRPPELDRQGRPLAFYRKRVHDTCVRRAYFDAGLFAESFDDEGYRQGWCLYKLGCKGPTTYNACALLRWNGGTSYPIQSGHPCLGCSAAGFWDQGPFYTKLADVPASALGRNPDRVGAAVVGAAVGAAAVHAGATAARRAQNRAAHRPNSSDTSVER, via the coding sequence TTGGCTGGTACCGTATGGGACCTCTTCCAATCCAAGGGGCTCTCGCGGCGGGACTTCCTGCGCTTCTGCACCGCCGCCGCAGCGACTCTGGGTCTCCACGCTTCGGTGGTCCCCCGGATCGCCCGGGCCCTTGAAAACCAGCCGCGTCCCCCGGTCATCTGGCGCCATTTCCAGGAGTGCACGTGTTGCAGCGAGTCGCTCATCCGCGCCTCGCACCCTCTCGTTGGCGACATCATCCTCGACATGATCTCTTTGGACTACGACGAGCTCCTCATGGCCCCGTCCGGTCATCGGGCCGAGGAGCTGGCCGCCCGCACCATGGAGACGTACCGAGGGCAGTACATCCTGTGCGTGGAGGGCAGCGTGCCCACCGGTGACCCCGCCTACTGCACCATCGGCGGCCGCTCAGCGCTGGACATCCTGCGGGAGGAGGCCGAGGGCGCCGCCGCCGTCATCGCGTACGGGAACTGCGCCGCGTGGGGGTGCGTGCAGTCGGCGAACCCCAATCCCACGGGAGCGAGCGGGGTCCCCGCAGTGCTGCGCGGGAAGCCCGTGATCCAGGTGCCCGGCTGCCCGCCCATCGCCGAGGTGATCGCAGGGGTCGTCGTTCACCTGATCTCGTTCGGGCGCCCGCCCGAGCTGGACCGCCAGGGACGCCCCCTCGCCTTCTACCGCAAGCGGGTGCACGACACGTGCGTGCGCCGGGCCTACTTCGACGCGGGGCTCTTCGCCGAGTCCTTCGACGACGAGGGATACCGCCAGGGCTGGTGCCTTTACAAGCTGGGGTGCAAGGGGCCGACCACCTACAACGCGTGCGCGCTCCTCCGCTGGAACGGGGGCACCAGCTATCCGATCCAGTCGGGCCACCCGTGCCTCGGCTGCTCCGCCGCCGGCTTCTGGGACCAGGGCCCCTTCTACACCAAGCTGGCCGACGTTCCCGCCTCGGCCCTGGGCCGGAACCCGGACCGGGTGGGTGCGGCGGTCGTGGGCGCGGCCGTCGGGGCCGCCGCCGTGCACGCAGGCGCCACCGCCGCCCGGCGCGCTCAGAACCGGGCCGCGCACCGCCCCAACTCCTCCGATACCAGCGTGGAGAGGTGA
- a CDS encoding TetR/AcrR family transcriptional regulator: protein MNRKESIVAAAYRCFSRDGYDATSLRAVAAEADISPGHLHYYFRRKEDLALAALEWSMHGQHLQALRDELKGVTSGQERVPRLLEAVRRRRLAEPGWFRLVADLWVHGAQREPLREAVAALYRGLRQAVLEEVQVVAPDLPPPEAQVLAGVIQAFFDGLDLQYQVAPNEVDLDAAYGLLEWFLLRLGEPAGGGAGQGTPTGRASGGSSLHPRRPPAHG, encoded by the coding sequence ATGAACCGGAAGGAGTCCATCGTCGCCGCGGCCTACCGCTGCTTCAGCCGCGACGGCTACGACGCCACCTCGCTTCGGGCGGTAGCGGCCGAGGCCGACATCAGCCCTGGACACCTACACTACTACTTTCGCCGCAAGGAGGATCTGGCGCTGGCCGCGCTCGAGTGGTCCATGCACGGGCAGCACCTGCAGGCCTTGAGGGACGAGCTGAAGGGCGTGACGTCGGGCCAGGAGCGGGTTCCCCGCCTGCTGGAGGCGGTCCGGCGGCGCCGGCTGGCCGAGCCCGGGTGGTTCCGACTGGTGGCCGACCTGTGGGTCCACGGGGCGCAGCGAGAGCCCCTGCGCGAGGCTGTGGCCGCCCTCTACCGGGGCCTGCGCCAGGCCGTTCTGGAGGAGGTGCAGGTCGTTGCGCCGGACCTGCCACCGCCCGAGGCCCAGGTGTTGGCGGGAGTGATCCAGGCATTCTTCGACGGGCTGGACCTGCAGTACCAGGTGGCGCCGAATGAGGTCGACCTGGACGCGGCGTATGGGTTGCTGGAATGGTTCCTCTTGCGCCTGGGAGAGCCTGCTGGAGGCGGAGCTGGTCAGGGTACACCCACGGGCCGCGCAAGCGGTGGCTCCTCACTTCATCCTAGACGGCCACCGGCACATGGATAG
- a CDS encoding NAD-dependent epimerase/dehydratase family protein, with the protein MSTKIHLVLGATGSIGSAVTAELLRRGERVRVLVRDETRVSALFPSAGPHLEVLPGSATDPDARAVAFSDVHTCYNGLNLPYPQWDRLPAIHRAVVQAAARAGARLAFPGNVYVYGHPQTRPVREDHPLAAHTRKGRIRMQIEEMLWEAHRRGDVPVTILRLPDFYGPNVLNPLVEPAFVQALTGKGGQVLCPGNPDADHELVFIRDAAQAMVDVASREEAFGQTFHLPGPGPITLRRWIGRIFEVAGAARPRILAAGRTLTALAGLFDPGARELREMLYLWEEPLILDGTRYRNAFGSYPATPYDEGIRQTLAWFRAREAGRDSLLEATAS; encoded by the coding sequence ATGTCCACGAAGATTCACCTGGTCCTTGGGGCCACGGGCTCCATCGGCTCGGCGGTCACCGCCGAGCTGCTCCGGCGAGGCGAGCGGGTGCGGGTCCTGGTTCGAGACGAGACCCGGGTCTCGGCCCTCTTCCCGAGTGCGGGTCCGCACCTGGAGGTGCTGCCCGGATCTGCGACCGATCCGGACGCGCGGGCAGTGGCCTTCTCGGACGTCCACACCTGCTACAATGGGCTGAACCTCCCCTATCCGCAGTGGGACCGGCTACCCGCCATCCACCGAGCCGTGGTGCAGGCGGCCGCCCGCGCCGGTGCCCGGCTGGCCTTCCCGGGTAACGTCTACGTCTACGGGCACCCCCAAACCCGGCCCGTTCGGGAGGACCATCCCCTGGCAGCCCACACCCGGAAGGGCCGCATCCGCATGCAGATCGAGGAGATGCTCTGGGAAGCCCATCGCAGGGGCGACGTTCCGGTAACCATCCTCCGCCTTCCGGACTTTTACGGTCCCAACGTGCTCAATCCGCTGGTAGAGCCCGCCTTCGTCCAGGCCCTGACGGGCAAGGGCGGCCAGGTGCTCTGCCCCGGCAACCCCGATGCGGATCACGAGCTGGTCTTCATCCGGGATGCGGCCCAGGCCATGGTGGACGTAGCGTCCCGTGAAGAGGCCTTCGGCCAGACCTTCCACCTGCCCGGTCCGGGCCCTATCACCCTCCGCCGGTGGATCGGACGGATCTTCGAGGTCGCGGGCGCCGCCAGGCCCCGTATCCTGGCCGCCGGCCGAACGCTCACGGCACTGGCCGGCCTCTTCGACCCCGGGGCCCGCGAGCTGCGGGAGATGCTCTACCTCTGGGAGGAGCCCCTGATCCTGGACGGGACCCGCTACCGGAACGCCTTTGGCTCATACCCTGCAACACCGTACGACGAGGGGATCCGCCAGACCCTGGCCTGGTTCCGGGCGCGCGAGGCGGGTCGTGACTCCCTCCTGGAGGCGACGGCCTCATGA
- a CDS encoding MurR/RpiR family transcriptional regulator translates to MRAAGSEASRERPRSGADQVLRVIHNHLAGFTESQARVGRVILADPDRAAFLTARELADQAGVSQASVVRFAVALGFDGYPALTRALQDRLMSRLSTVSRLQSGFPGGRTQPRLAEQVMEADVANLRETLQELDQEAFDQAVSMLRSARRVHIVALRSAFGLGYVLAFALRLLRPDVHLLEATGGLFFEELAHLGPDDLVVAISFPRYTRQTVELARLASGRGAKILAVTDGHGSPLAQMADCTLTARSRLLSVVDSFVAPLSLLDALVTAVALHDEGSVKLLEELEDLWARTGVYHLGDETGKG, encoded by the coding sequence GTGCGCGCGGCAGGTTCCGAAGCATCCAGGGAGCGCCCCCGCTCTGGGGCAGACCAGGTCCTGCGGGTCATCCACAACCACCTGGCGGGGTTTACCGAGTCCCAGGCGCGGGTGGGCCGGGTGATCCTGGCGGACCCCGATCGGGCCGCCTTCCTCACGGCCCGGGAGCTGGCGGACCAGGCCGGGGTCTCACAGGCGAGTGTGGTCCGCTTCGCGGTCGCCCTGGGGTTCGATGGCTATCCGGCCCTGACCCGGGCCCTGCAGGACCGGCTGATGAGCCGTCTGAGCACCGTGAGCCGGTTGCAGTCGGGCTTTCCCGGCGGCCGCACGCAGCCGCGCCTGGCGGAGCAGGTCATGGAGGCGGACGTGGCCAACCTGCGGGAGACCCTGCAGGAACTCGATCAGGAAGCCTTCGACCAGGCCGTCTCCATGCTCCGCTCCGCCCGCCGGGTGCACATCGTCGCGCTGCGGAGCGCCTTCGGGCTGGGGTACGTGCTGGCCTTCGCGCTCCGGTTGCTTCGCCCCGACGTGCACCTGCTGGAGGCCACCGGTGGGCTCTTCTTCGAGGAGCTCGCCCACCTGGGCCCCGATGACCTGGTGGTGGCCATCTCCTTCCCGCGCTACACGCGCCAGACGGTGGAGCTGGCGCGGCTCGCATCCGGACGGGGGGCGAAGATCCTGGCCGTCACCGACGGGCACGGCTCGCCTCTGGCCCAGATGGCCGACTGCACTCTCACCGCCCGCAGCCGGCTCCTTTCGGTGGTGGATTCCTTCGTGGCGCCCCTGAGCTTGCTCGACGCGTTGGTCACCGCCGTGGCCCTCCACGACGAGGGCTCGGTGAAGCTGCTGGAGGAGCTGGAGGACCTCTGGGCTCGGACGGGCGTCTACCACCTGGGGGACGAGACGGGGAAGGGCTGA
- a CDS encoding aspartate aminotransferase family protein produces the protein MEAQQTMAVVPRVDDHLFYRDLRRPLREIVRGEGVYLYDTEGRRYLDGCAGSLAANIGHGNRRVAEVLRRQAERVAFTHLSRFTNGPAIELADWIAERAPGDLSRVYFVSGGSEATETALKLARQYFVDRDGPETPRWKVIARRSSYHGNTLGALSMTGHRARRSPYEPLLNAFPHAAPAYCYRCPFGLEPSSCRLRCATDVEETLLREGPETVAAVIAEPVVGAAAGALVPPDGYWQRLREICDRYGVLLIADEVMTGFGRTGRLFAVEHWNVVPDLLVLAKGMSAGYTPIGAVVAREPVWATLRDRSGRFVHGHTYGANPLSCAASLEVQRILEEEGLVERAEAMGRVLLGLLRERLGSHPLVGDVRGLGLMVGVELVADRVTREPFPSSWGVASRAGLAAERRGLVVYPGSGAHEGRGDHVLIGPPFIIDATQVEELADLLEESLNDLAGELAGRNPHPREEGI, from the coding sequence GTGGAAGCGCAGCAGACCATGGCGGTGGTACCCCGGGTCGACGATCACCTCTTCTACCGCGACCTGCGGCGGCCGCTGAGGGAGATCGTCCGGGGCGAAGGGGTCTACCTCTACGATACCGAGGGCCGCCGGTACCTGGACGGGTGTGCCGGATCCCTGGCGGCCAACATCGGGCACGGCAACCGGCGGGTGGCCGAGGTCCTGAGGCGCCAGGCGGAGCGGGTGGCCTTCACTCACCTCTCCCGGTTCACCAACGGGCCCGCCATCGAGCTGGCCGACTGGATCGCCGAGCGGGCTCCGGGCGACCTGAGCCGGGTCTACTTCGTCTCAGGCGGCTCGGAGGCCACCGAGACCGCGCTCAAGCTGGCCCGCCAGTACTTCGTGGACCGCGACGGGCCCGAGACCCCCCGCTGGAAGGTGATCGCCCGCCGTTCCTCCTACCACGGGAACACCCTGGGCGCCCTCTCCATGACGGGGCACCGGGCCCGGCGCTCCCCCTACGAGCCGCTCCTGAACGCCTTCCCGCACGCAGCCCCCGCCTACTGCTACCGGTGCCCCTTCGGGTTGGAGCCCAGCTCCTGCAGGCTCCGCTGCGCCACCGACGTGGAGGAGACCCTCCTCCGGGAGGGCCCCGAGACGGTGGCGGCCGTCATCGCCGAACCCGTGGTGGGTGCGGCCGCGGGGGCCCTCGTGCCGCCCGACGGCTACTGGCAGCGCCTCCGGGAGATCTGCGACCGCTACGGCGTCCTCCTCATCGCCGACGAGGTGATGACCGGCTTCGGCCGCACGGGGCGCCTCTTTGCCGTGGAGCACTGGAACGTGGTGCCGGACCTGCTGGTGCTGGCCAAGGGGATGAGCGCCGGCTACACGCCCATCGGGGCCGTGGTGGCCCGGGAGCCCGTCTGGGCGACGCTGCGGGATCGCTCGGGCCGCTTCGTCCACGGGCACACCTACGGAGCCAACCCCCTCTCATGCGCCGCCAGCCTGGAGGTCCAGCGGATCCTGGAGGAGGAGGGCCTGGTGGAGCGAGCCGAGGCGATGGGGCGGGTGCTCCTGGGGCTGCTGAGGGAGCGGCTGGGCAGCCATCCCCTGGTGGGTGACGTCCGGGGTCTGGGGCTCATGGTCGGCGTCGAGCTGGTGGCCGACCGGGTCACCCGGGAGCCGTTCCCGTCCTCCTGGGGCGTCGCCTCCCGGGCGGGGCTTGCGGCCGAGCGCCGGGGCCTGGTGGTCTACCCCGGCTCGGGCGCCCATGAGGGCCGGGGGGATCACGTGCTGATCGGCCCCCCCTTCATCATCGACGCAACACAGGTGGAAGAGCTGGCGGACTTGCTGGAGGAGAGCCTGAACGACCTGGCCGGGGAGTTGGCCGGTCGGAACCCACATCCTCGCGAGGAGGGAATCTGA
- a CDS encoding TAXI family TRAP transporter solute-binding subunit: MRLKTKGLVLAATLLLVTLALPSAASAASFLGFGTGSPGGVYFPLGGAMADLWNRYLPDVNVTAESTAASVENSRLVGNGDADLGMVLGSVAYRAYKGEEPFEKPLPLRALFQMYPAPEHIVTLKGTGITSARDLAGRRVSTEAPGSGAETIALMILKAYGIDPDSGMRRARLSQTESTGALRDGVIDAAFFNFAYPASAVTELATTRDVELVSLEPDMLEKLLEVNPFMVPVTVPAGTYTGVDHDTLALGDSNLVVVNADMPEELAYQLVKTLYEHASELFDVHPVAHQLVPENGVNTPIPLHPGAERFFREVGALHD; encoded by the coding sequence ATGCGCCTCAAGACCAAGGGCCTCGTGCTCGCCGCAACCCTGCTGTTGGTGACCCTCGCCCTGCCCTCCGCCGCTTCGGCGGCGAGCTTCCTGGGGTTCGGGACGGGAAGCCCCGGGGGCGTCTACTTCCCCCTGGGCGGCGCCATGGCTGACCTTTGGAACCGGTACCTCCCGGACGTGAACGTGACCGCCGAGTCGACGGCGGCCTCGGTGGAGAACTCGCGCCTGGTGGGCAACGGCGACGCGGACCTGGGCATGGTCCTGGGAAGCGTGGCCTACCGGGCCTACAAGGGCGAGGAGCCCTTTGAGAAACCCCTCCCCCTGCGGGCGCTCTTCCAGATGTACCCCGCGCCCGAGCACATCGTCACCCTGAAGGGGACGGGCATCACCAGCGCCCGCGACCTGGCCGGCCGCCGGGTCTCCACCGAGGCGCCCGGCAGCGGGGCGGAGACCATCGCCCTCATGATCCTGAAGGCCTACGGCATCGACCCTGACTCCGGCATGCGCCGGGCCCGCCTCTCCCAGACGGAGTCCACCGGAGCCCTGCGGGACGGCGTGATCGACGCGGCCTTCTTCAACTTCGCGTATCCCGCGTCGGCGGTGACCGAGCTCGCCACCACCCGGGACGTGGAGCTGGTCTCCCTGGAGCCGGACATGCTGGAGAAGCTCCTGGAGGTCAACCCCTTCATGGTGCCCGTGACCGTCCCCGCCGGGACCTACACGGGTGTGGACCACGACACCCTGGCCCTGGGCGATTCCAACCTGGTGGTGGTCAACGCCGACATGCCCGAAGAGCTGGCGTACCAGCTGGTGAAGACGCTCTACGAGCACGCCTCGGAGCTCTTCGACGTGCACCCCGTGGCCCACCAGCTCGTACCGGAGAACGGAGTGAACACGCCGATCCCGCTCCACCCGGGCGCGGAGCGCTTCTTCCGCGAGGTGGGCGCGCTCCACGACTGA
- a CDS encoding DUF1850 domain-containing protein, producing MLRLSDGRAAEVLLQVPVRPGQPIRYGYTHSSDRTPVEDLFTVTPSGGLRLVEERYRWYGVGLEYHSQASIREEDGQVVVTVNRTLGRLPLRVAATVDQWLEVGPCRWRLGDLAPPGAAVVLEVHAGSEP from the coding sequence GTGCTCCGCCTCTCCGACGGGCGGGCAGCGGAGGTCCTCCTGCAGGTCCCCGTCCGCCCCGGTCAGCCCATCCGCTACGGCTACACCCATTCGTCGGACCGGACGCCCGTGGAGGATCTCTTCACCGTGACCCCCAGCGGCGGCCTCCGGCTCGTGGAGGAGCGCTACCGCTGGTACGGGGTGGGGCTCGAGTACCACAGCCAGGCGTCGATCCGGGAGGAGGACGGCCAGGTGGTGGTGACGGTGAACCGAACCCTGGGCCGGCTGCCCCTGCGGGTGGCCGCCACCGTGGACCAGTGGCTGGAGGTCGGCCCGTGCCGCTGGCGGCTGGGCGATCTGGCACCGCCTGGCGCGGCCGTGGTCCTGGAGGTGCATGCGGGCAGCGAGCCGTGA